The Sediminitomix flava genome includes a window with the following:
- a CDS encoding head GIN domain-containing protein → MKKSNILLITLFSSFPLLFLSVIFQAWASFDEEITMYETHQTTIPSFSHIHLDEVGKLKFETAENYGLEIKLGRGITDTVEVPYEVKNDTLFISKLSEEEKNKVMWITVSLPNENLSISADASIFEIGQFKGDAIAVNLNHSHFNQFSRHNEISNLSIEAKDRSTVDIYAKYQQADFKLNNSKMSVEGPVNEVNLELENKASVNLYGKAGKTQILKDATSELRVY, encoded by the coding sequence ATGAAAAAAAGTAATATTCTATTAATCACCTTATTCAGTAGTTTTCCACTTCTATTTTTAAGTGTAATATTCCAAGCTTGGGCATCTTTTGATGAGGAAATCACAATGTATGAAACTCATCAGACTACGATACCTTCATTCTCTCATATTCATTTAGATGAAGTTGGGAAATTAAAGTTTGAAACGGCTGAAAATTACGGACTTGAAATAAAGCTCGGGAGAGGGATCACAGATACTGTTGAAGTTCCATATGAAGTAAAGAATGATACTTTATTTATTTCAAAATTGTCAGAGGAAGAAAAAAATAAGGTAATGTGGATTACGGTATCATTACCCAATGAAAATTTATCAATCAGTGCTGATGCCTCAATATTTGAAATTGGTCAATTTAAGGGCGATGCAATAGCTGTGAATTTGAATCACTCTCACTTTAATCAATTTAGTCGACATAATGAGATTTCTAACTTATCTATTGAAGCGAAAGATCGTTCGACTGTGGATATCTATGCTAAATATCAACAAGCAGATTTTAAACTCAATAATTCTAAGATGAGTGTGGAAGGGCCTGTGAATGAGGTGAATTTAGAACTTGAAAATAAAGCATCTGTAAATCTATATGGTAAAGCAGGGAAAACTCAGATTCTGAAAGATGCAACTTCTGAGCTAAGAGTCTATTAG
- a CDS encoding GntR family transcriptional regulator, translating to MDFKSTKSIFSQIGDDVKDKILRGEYQETAKIPSTRELAGVVGVNPNTTIKAYAALQQEGIIFTQRGKGYFVAEGAKEIILERKKKEFLEEILPETVVQAMKLEISLEELQNDIKTLYHEKK from the coding sequence ATGGATTTTAAAAGTACAAAAAGCATCTTTTCTCAAATAGGAGACGATGTAAAAGATAAAATTTTGAGAGGCGAATATCAGGAAACTGCAAAAATACCTTCTACAAGAGAATTGGCAGGTGTTGTAGGTGTAAACCCCAATACTACCATAAAAGCATATGCGGCTCTACAACAAGAAGGAATCATTTTTACCCAGAGAGGTAAAGGATATTTTGTAGCTGAAGGAGCTAAAGAAATTATTCTGGAAAGGAAAAAGAAAGAGTTTTTAGAAGAGATTTTACCCGAAACTGTTGTACAAGCAATGAAGCTTGAAATTTCGTTAGAAGAACTCCAAAACGACATTAAGACATTATATCATGAAAAAAAGTAA
- a CDS encoding ABC transporter permease encodes MTEIVKIELYKLFKQARTYYALLALFILEVIIMLVAYIQGNSILELLLSTLKQNFYFEGNLLNGNLILYVVLQSLWFNLPLILMIVISGMLTDEYRDKTLHTSLMQAIPKKHFILSKYLVAAIFTAGVVCFLWLTAISLSYLFFGKGELIVYLNSLNFFPPSEAFKRISFSFSSGLLSMLFYAFISLSIATFFKDATKTWIVAALFLVLTNILLKVDVGNEWFSLLFFPKLMDTWQYFFYYEINWTAIFSNSLSLIVHSLLFAGLGIYYFSKSDVV; translated from the coding sequence ATGACTGAAATTGTAAAAATTGAACTATATAAACTATTTAAACAAGCTCGTACATATTACGCACTTCTAGCCCTTTTTATTCTAGAAGTGATCATTATGTTGGTGGCGTACATTCAAGGAAATTCTATTCTTGAACTGTTGCTCAGCACCCTAAAACAAAACTTTTATTTTGAAGGAAATCTGCTGAATGGCAATCTGATTCTCTACGTTGTTCTTCAGTCTTTGTGGTTCAATTTACCACTGATTCTGATGATAGTTATTTCGGGAATGCTCACCGATGAATACCGAGATAAAACCCTTCATACAAGTCTGATGCAAGCTATTCCCAAAAAGCATTTTATCCTTTCAAAATATTTAGTTGCCGCTATTTTCACAGCAGGAGTTGTATGCTTTTTATGGCTAACTGCTATTTCCCTTTCATATTTATTCTTCGGAAAAGGAGAACTAATTGTCTATCTAAACTCACTTAACTTTTTTCCTCCTTCGGAAGCATTCAAACGTATCAGCTTCTCATTTTCATCTGGACTTTTATCCATGCTATTTTATGCTTTTATCAGTCTCAGTATTGCTACTTTTTTTAAAGACGCTACAAAAACATGGATAGTAGCAGCTCTTTTTCTGGTACTCACTAATATCCTTTTAAAAGTTGACGTTGGAAATGAATGGTTTTCACTTTTGTTTTTCCCAAAACTCATGGACACTTGGCAGTACTTCTTCTACTATGAAATCAACTGGACTGCAATTTTTAGTAATAGCCTATCATTGATTGTTCACAGCTTGTTATTTGCAGGCTTGGGAATCTATTATTTCAGTAAATCTGATGTAGTATGA
- a CDS encoding ABC transporter ATP-binding protein yields MEIKIKDLHKRYDNGYHALKGVNLTIREGMFGLLGPNGAGKSSLMRILTAMMEPSSGLIEVNGLDLNKHRKMVRQYLGYLPQDFRFFASLKSWEFLDYAASLAGMKSKKERSAAVEEMLNAVGLWEFRNRYANKLSGGMKRRLGIAQALIGDPKIVIVDEPTTGLDPDERIRFRNLLTELSHKDVIIILSTHIVGDISSSCNDMGLLNHGHIDFQGSPREFMNMAEGKVWQVEVDQATMNHIQQHFTVVNTMPTVNGWNVQLIADDISNLDAKNITPDLEHAYMYFMEQQEKNTSENSFSSLSS; encoded by the coding sequence GTGGAAATTAAAATCAAAGACCTGCATAAAAGATACGATAATGGTTATCATGCTCTCAAAGGTGTGAACTTAACCATTAGAGAAGGTATGTTTGGTTTACTTGGTCCGAATGGAGCAGGGAAATCAAGTCTGATGCGTATTCTTACTGCTATGATGGAACCTAGCTCTGGACTGATTGAAGTTAACGGTTTAGACTTGAATAAACATCGTAAAATGGTAAGGCAATACTTGGGCTATTTACCTCAAGATTTCCGTTTTTTTGCTTCGCTTAAATCATGGGAATTTTTAGACTACGCCGCCTCACTTGCTGGCATGAAAAGTAAGAAGGAACGATCTGCGGCAGTTGAAGAAATGCTCAACGCCGTTGGGCTTTGGGAGTTTAGAAATCGTTATGCTAATAAACTTTCTGGAGGTATGAAACGCCGTTTGGGTATTGCTCAAGCCTTAATCGGAGACCCGAAAATTGTGATTGTAGATGAACCTACAACAGGTCTTGATCCCGATGAGCGTATTCGATTCAGAAATCTTTTGACAGAGCTTAGTCATAAAGATGTGATCATTATTCTTTCCACTCATATTGTTGGAGATATTTCGAGTTCGTGTAATGATATGGGCTTACTGAATCATGGGCATATTGATTTTCAAGGTTCTCCTCGTGAGTTTATGAATATGGCTGAAGGAAAAGTTTGGCAAGTGGAAGTAGATCAAGCTACAATGAATCATATCCAACAACATTTTACAGTAGTGAATACCATGCCTACCGTAAATGGGTGGAATGTTCAATTGATTGCGGATGACATCAGTAATTTAGATGCTAAAAATATTACGCCAGACCTAGAACATGCCTATATGTATTTTATGGAGCAACAAGAAAAAAATACTTCTGAAAATAGTTTTTCATCTTTATCATCTTAA
- a CDS encoding zinc-binding dehydrogenase, producing MKALTFNPSTDEFSIKQLNKPSPSATEVLVKVEACGLNPVDAKVRFWKSMIPDQMNDNWVVGLDVVGTIEEVGSEVSDWKVGDKVQYHGNMSKPHGGLAEYAIHESSSLIKCPEKFSVEEVAAMPCAGWTAWRALVDKLQVDHTDSLLVIGGSGGVGSLAVQIAKYALNCPNIIGVCSTDNVEFVRKMGAHHVIDYKTEDILEKVKEYTNQKGVTKALDAVGGDNDIIAANALAFEGQMVELVGTVRPKEYDNAFMKGLGFHQLSLGAGHGYDGGKTIVEAGKAFNKAWKAGKICIPQLQTISLEEAGDALVKILDKRTVGKIVVKM from the coding sequence ATGAAAGCACTTACTTTTAACCCTTCAACCGATGAATTCAGTATTAAACAGCTCAATAAACCAAGTCCTTCTGCTACTGAAGTTTTAGTAAAAGTTGAAGCTTGCGGACTCAATCCTGTAGATGCCAAGGTCAGATTTTGGAAAAGTATGATTCCTGATCAGATGAATGATAATTGGGTTGTTGGTTTAGATGTCGTAGGAACTATCGAAGAAGTAGGTTCTGAGGTTTCAGATTGGAAAGTTGGGGATAAAGTCCAATATCATGGTAATATGTCCAAACCTCATGGCGGATTAGCTGAATATGCCATTCATGAATCTTCGTCATTGATTAAATGTCCCGAAAAGTTTTCTGTTGAAGAAGTTGCCGCCATGCCCTGTGCTGGATGGACTGCATGGAGAGCTTTAGTAGATAAACTTCAAGTTGATCATACAGACTCTTTGCTTGTGATTGGAGGTTCTGGAGGTGTGGGGTCTTTAGCCGTACAAATCGCAAAATATGCCTTAAACTGCCCCAATATTATTGGAGTTTGCTCTACTGACAATGTAGAATTTGTGAGGAAAATGGGTGCTCATCATGTGATAGATTATAAAACAGAAGATATTTTAGAGAAAGTAAAAGAATACACCAATCAGAAAGGTGTTACCAAAGCATTAGATGCAGTAGGTGGAGATAACGACATCATTGCCGCAAATGCTTTAGCTTTCGAGGGGCAAATGGTTGAACTAGTTGGCACAGTTCGCCCCAAAGAATATGATAATGCTTTTATGAAAGGTCTAGGATTTCATCAGTTAAGCCTTGGTGCTGGTCATGGATACGATGGAGGAAAAACAATTGTAGAAGCTGGCAAAGCATTCAATAAAGCGTGGAAAGCTGGTAAAATATGTATTCCTCAACTTCAAACTATTTCTTTAGAAGAAGCAGGTGATGCACTTGTAAAAATATTAGATAAAAGAACTGTGGGTAAAATAGTAGTGAAAATGTAA
- a CDS encoding LytR/AlgR family response regulator transcription factor produces MLSILINAFKKSPQSWARTILSGVFMFVVLFIYKAYDIQQGISYSGHSLLFRAFSFGLSSSICFYLLEFFFFDRVKSKSLKSYFVLFTLEIFLGTNITFLLFNIFWNWTELLWSAYTLLLFEYTLIMIFPISLSFIFKIDNEKTKDSTPLDDYISFESDNGKDIFSLKTEQLLYIQSADNYVEIHYLSEKEHKQTLLRSSLKKIEEKYALHFTRIHRSFLINPQNIQNIIKNTKGVTIDLGFGIQVPVSKSYQKKLDSFLPHSSSYKNSNNKPVSI; encoded by the coding sequence ATGCTCTCAATACTCATTAACGCTTTTAAAAAGTCTCCACAATCTTGGGCTAGGACTATTCTGAGTGGAGTCTTTATGTTTGTCGTACTCTTTATCTATAAAGCTTATGACATCCAACAAGGTATTTCATATTCGGGGCATAGTCTCTTATTTAGAGCTTTCAGTTTCGGTTTGTCAAGTAGTATTTGTTTTTACCTTTTAGAATTTTTCTTCTTTGACAGAGTTAAATCAAAATCCCTCAAATCATACTTCGTTCTTTTTACTTTAGAAATCTTCTTAGGGACAAATATCACTTTTCTACTTTTCAATATTTTTTGGAATTGGACTGAATTACTTTGGAGTGCTTACACGCTTCTCCTTTTTGAGTATACTCTGATCATGATTTTTCCCATTTCACTTTCTTTCATCTTTAAAATAGACAATGAGAAGACAAAAGATTCAACACCTCTAGATGACTACATTTCATTCGAATCTGATAATGGAAAAGATATTTTTAGCCTAAAAACCGAACAACTTCTCTACATCCAATCAGCTGACAATTACGTAGAAATCCATTACTTATCTGAAAAAGAGCATAAACAAACGCTACTGAGAAGTTCTCTCAAAAAAATTGAAGAAAAATATGCACTTCATTTCACAAGAATTCACCGTTCTTTTCTGATAAACCCTCAGAATATTCAAAATATCATCAAAAACACTAAGGGAGTCACTATTGACTTGGGTTTTGGAATTCAAGTGCCTGTGTCTAAATCGTATCAGAAAAAATTAGATTCTTTCCTTCCTCACTCAAGCTCATATAAAAATTCTAACAATAAACCTGTAAGCATCTAA
- the cysK gene encoding cysteine synthase A has translation MKFNNVLENIGNTPHVRFSRLFPDHEVWMKLEKSNPGGSIKDRIALAMIEDAEKSGKLKKGDVIIEPTSGNTGVGVAMVAAVKGYEVILTMPESMSIERRRIMSVYGAKLELTPKEKGMKGAIERAEQLISENPNSWMPSQFDNPSNIRIHKDQTAQEILNDFPEGVDYMITGVGTGGHITGVAEVLKEKWSDFKVFAVEPEASPVISGGEPGPHPIQGIGAGFIPVNLHTDILDGVVKVSKEEAFKYARLAAEKEGVLGGISSGATLAAIAKKVAELPKGTKIIGFNYDTGERYFSVDELF, from the coding sequence ATGAAATTTAACAATGTATTAGAGAATATCGGAAACACCCCCCATGTCCGTTTTTCGAGATTGTTTCCAGACCATGAAGTTTGGATGAAATTAGAGAAATCTAACCCAGGAGGAAGTATCAAAGATCGTATTGCTTTGGCAATGATTGAAGATGCTGAAAAGAGTGGCAAACTTAAAAAAGGAGATGTTATTATCGAGCCTACATCTGGTAATACTGGCGTAGGTGTTGCTATGGTTGCTGCTGTAAAAGGCTACGAAGTTATTTTGACAATGCCCGAGTCTATGTCTATTGAAAGACGTAGAATCATGTCTGTTTATGGTGCTAAATTGGAATTGACACCAAAAGAGAAAGGAATGAAAGGGGCTATTGAAAGAGCAGAACAGCTCATTAGTGAAAACCCTAATTCATGGATGCCTTCTCAGTTTGATAACCCATCAAACATTAGAATTCATAAAGATCAGACTGCTCAAGAAATTCTGAATGATTTTCCTGAGGGAGTTGACTATATGATTACTGGTGTAGGAACAGGAGGTCATATTACAGGAGTTGCAGAAGTTTTAAAGGAAAAATGGAGCGACTTTAAAGTATTTGCTGTTGAGCCAGAAGCTTCGCCAGTAATTAGTGGTGGAGAGCCAGGCCCTCACCCTATTCAAGGGATTGGAGCAGGTTTTATTCCTGTAAACCTTCATACAGACATTTTGGATGGAGTTGTAAAAGTCTCTAAGGAAGAAGCTTTTAAATATGCTCGTTTGGCTGCAGAGAAAGAAGGTGTTTTAGGAGGGATTTCTTCTGGAGCTACTCTAGCTGCAATTGCTAAAAAAGTGGCTGAACTTCCAAAAGGAACAAAAATCATAGGTTTTAATTACGATACAGGAGAGCGTTATTTCTCTGTAGATGAATTGTTCTAA
- a CDS encoding ABC transporter ATP-binding protein yields MISVKNLDFQYSKRAMIYNQLNLELEVGKIVGLLGKNGTGKSTLFKLMSGLLQPKSGSITISETDPFRREPSFLSKLFFVPEEFDMPPIRVRDFVKNTAVFYPRFDYSLMNELLKEFSLQDGQNLKGMSYGQKKKVIIAFALATKAELILMDEPTNGLDIPSKNIFRKIMAGHFEEDQLIMISTHQVKDIDTIIDHLVVLDEGGVIYNESIFDLTQKYNFLTISNENAVDAIYSEAVLGGYKAIVSKQDHEETQVDLELFFNALISDYKQFF; encoded by the coding sequence ATGATTTCAGTTAAAAATCTTGACTTCCAGTACTCCAAAAGAGCAATGATTTATAATCAGCTTAATCTTGAGTTGGAAGTAGGGAAAATTGTAGGTTTGTTAGGGAAGAACGGCACAGGAAAAAGTACCTTATTCAAATTGATGAGTGGTTTACTTCAACCAAAAAGTGGAAGTATTACTATCTCTGAAACCGATCCTTTCCGCAGAGAACCTTCATTTCTTTCCAAATTGTTTTTTGTCCCAGAGGAATTTGATATGCCTCCGATTCGTGTAAGGGACTTTGTGAAAAATACAGCTGTATTTTATCCTAGGTTCGATTATTCATTGATGAATGAACTCTTGAAGGAATTCTCATTACAGGATGGGCAGAATTTGAAAGGGATGTCTTATGGGCAAAAGAAGAAAGTGATTATCGCTTTTGCACTAGCAACTAAGGCAGAGCTTATTTTGATGGATGAACCTACAAATGGTTTAGATATTCCGTCAAAAAATATCTTTAGAAAAATCATGGCAGGGCATTTTGAAGAAGATCAGCTTATCATGATTTCTACTCACCAAGTAAAAGATATCGATACAATTATAGATCATCTGGTTGTATTGGACGAAGGTGGGGTAATCTACAATGAGTCAATATTTGATCTTACTCAGAAGTATAATTTCCTAACGATCTCAAATGAGAACGCAGTAGATGCCATCTATTCTGAAGCCGTATTAGGAGGTTATAAAGCCATCGTATCGAAACAAGACCACGAAGAAACTCAAGTTGATTTAGAGTTATTCTTCAATGCTTTAATCAGTGATTATAAACAATTTTTTTAA
- a CDS encoding ABC transporter ATP-binding protein — MIKTVALSKTYGKVKALDKVSLEIEGGKIHGLLGPNGAGKSTLFKMICGLISPTSGEILLPQKERKCVGAIIENVGLYMHLSAFENLYVFSKIQNAPTQQSALEHLLELVDLPLDRKDPVRNFSLGMKQRLGLAIAMINQPEFLLLDEPFSGLDPSGTQKLKNLLSELAKQKNIGILVSSHLIEELNLISEQLFVLQKGKLIEQGRTDSIIRKHATHYLIIAQNIQNSKSILGYQHQIEGQKVEIEISAEKLPKLLQSLLEEGIQIQSCKQLMPWDTFFTTEYDD; from the coding sequence ATGATTAAGACGGTAGCACTCAGTAAAACATACGGCAAAGTAAAGGCACTTGATAAAGTTAGCCTTGAAATTGAAGGTGGAAAAATTCATGGATTGCTAGGGCCTAATGGAGCAGGTAAAAGTACACTGTTCAAAATGATCTGTGGTCTGATCAGTCCTACAAGTGGTGAAATTCTTCTCCCTCAAAAAGAACGGAAATGTGTTGGGGCTATCATAGAAAATGTGGGTTTATACATGCATTTGAGTGCCTTTGAAAATTTATATGTATTCTCTAAAATCCAGAATGCACCAACGCAACAATCCGCTTTAGAGCATCTTCTTGAATTAGTTGATTTACCGCTTGATAGAAAAGATCCTGTCAGAAATTTCTCACTTGGGATGAAGCAAAGGTTGGGACTTGCCATTGCAATGATTAATCAGCCTGAGTTTTTGTTACTTGATGAACCTTTTTCAGGATTAGACCCTTCTGGCACACAAAAATTAAAAAATTTGCTTTCTGAATTAGCGAAGCAGAAAAATATTGGAATACTCGTTTCCTCGCACTTAATCGAAGAATTGAACTTGATTTCTGAACAATTATTTGTTCTACAAAAAGGTAAACTCATTGAGCAAGGACGTACAGATTCAATTATCCGAAAGCACGCTACACATTACTTAATCATTGCTCAAAATATTCAGAACTCGAAAAGTATTTTAGGCTATCAACATCAAATAGAAGGGCAAAAAGTTGAAATAGAAATTAGTGCTGAAAAACTACCAAAACTGCTTCAAAGTTTGCTAGAGGAAGGAATCCAAATTCAATCCTGTAAACAATTGATGCCGTGGGATACATTTTTCACTACAGAATACGATGACTGA
- a CDS encoding DUF1801 domain-containing protein gives MHSQKIHHLDEFIDLLTDEHKQIFQFLKNLIETNLPQIEERISYNVPFYFRHKRICYIWPSSIPWGGVKTGVALGICAGIYLSNEQDLMTFEKRKEMGKVIFQSLEEVQEKQASIIELLKEAYYWDELQHNLK, from the coding sequence ATGCACTCACAAAAGATTCATCATCTGGATGAGTTTATAGATTTACTTACAGATGAACACAAGCAGATATTCCAATTTTTGAAAAACCTTATTGAGACTAATCTTCCTCAGATAGAAGAGAGGATAAGCTACAACGTTCCATTTTATTTCAGACACAAAAGAATATGTTACATATGGCCTTCAAGTATTCCTTGGGGTGGAGTAAAAACAGGTGTCGCTCTAGGTATTTGTGCTGGAATTTATCTTTCCAACGAACAAGACTTGATGACTTTTGAGAAAAGAAAGGAAATGGGGAAGGTCATTTTTCAAAGTCTTGAAGAAGTACAGGAAAAGCAAGCTTCGATCATTGAACTACTCAAAGAGGCTTATTATTGGGATGAATTGCAACATAATCTAAAGTAG